From the Entomomonas sp. E2T0 genome, one window contains:
- a CDS encoding alpha-hydroxy acid oxidase, with product MTVITNIEDLRVIAKRRVPKMFYDYVDSGSWTESTYKANTEDFQKIKLRQKVARNMEGRTLKRSMLGIDMTMPVAISPTGLVGMVHPDGEILAARALANFGCRYTLSTMSICSMEDIATHVAKPFWFQLYVMRDRDFMLSLIDRAKAAGCDALMVTLDLQIIGQRHKDLKNGLSVPPKPTLKNWLNLLTKQAWCWKMLKTKRRSFGNIVGYVKGIDDPSSLFSWTSQQFDPTLSWKDLEWIKKAWGGKLIVKGILDDEDAKIAAESGADAIIVSNHGGRQLDGACSSIQVLPSIVEALKNSSTEVWLDSGIRSGQDVLKTIALGAQGTLIGRAYLYGLGAMGEAGVTKCLDIIRNELDLSMAFCGLTDINQVNQDILIPSTIPHL from the coding sequence GTGACTGTCATAACTAATATCGAAGACCTACGTGTTATTGCTAAACGTCGTGTACCTAAGATGTTTTATGATTATGTAGATTCAGGTTCGTGGACAGAATCTACCTATAAAGCCAATACAGAAGACTTTCAAAAAATAAAACTACGCCAAAAAGTAGCTCGCAATATGGAAGGACGCACCCTTAAAAGAAGTATGCTAGGTATAGATATGACTATGCCCGTAGCTATATCTCCAACAGGTTTAGTTGGGATGGTTCATCCAGATGGCGAAATACTAGCGGCTAGGGCATTAGCTAACTTTGGCTGTCGCTATACCCTTTCTACTATGAGTATCTGTTCTATGGAAGATATTGCTACCCATGTAGCAAAACCCTTCTGGTTCCAACTCTATGTAATGCGTGATAGAGACTTTATGCTAAGTCTTATAGATAGAGCTAAAGCGGCTGGTTGTGATGCACTAATGGTCACTTTAGACTTACAAATAATAGGTCAACGCCACAAAGATTTAAAAAATGGTTTATCTGTGCCACCTAAACCTACTTTAAAAAACTGGCTCAATCTTCTAACTAAACAAGCTTGGTGTTGGAAAATGCTAAAAACTAAACGTCGCTCTTTTGGTAATATTGTTGGTTATGTTAAAGGGATAGATGACCCTAGCTCTCTATTTTCTTGGACAAGCCAACAATTCGACCCTACCCTAAGTTGGAAAGATTTAGAATGGATAAAAAAAGCATGGGGTGGCAAACTGATTGTTAAAGGTATTTTAGATGATGAAGACGCCAAAATTGCTGCTGAGTCAGGGGCTGATGCTATTATTGTCAGCAATCATGGTGGCCGCCAGCTTGATGGTGCTTGCTCAAGCATTCAGGTCTTACCCTCTATTGTTGAAGCTTTAAAAAATTCTTCCACAGAGGTATGGTTAGACAGTGGTATTAGATCAGGGCAAGATGTACTAAAAACTATTGCCTTAGGGGCGCAAGGAACATTGATAGGCCGAGCCTATCTTTATGGTTTAGGCGCTATGGGAGAGGCAGGTGTTACCAAGTGTTTAGACATTATCCGCAATGAGCTTGATCTAAGCATGGCCTTTTGTGGCCTAACTGATATCAACCAAGTTAATCAAGATATTCTTATTCCCAGCACTATCCCACACTTATAA
- a CDS encoding amino acid permease has protein sequence MTQATTNNKTSLKRSLKARHLSMIAIGGSIGTGLFVASGKTIAQAGPGGALLSYIVVGIMVYFIMTSLAELASFMPTPGSFATYSAEYVDEGFGFAMGLNYWYNWAVTIAVDLVSLQLVMAYWLPDVAGWKWSAIFLLIMFWLNYISVKGFGEAEFWFSLIKVVTVVVFIVLGLLMILGIMQGGDTGGWKNWTMGDAPFVGGFSAIIGVAMIVGFSFQGTELVGIAAGESENPGKNIPIAIRRIFWRILLFYVFAIFIISFLIPYTDPRLLSNAESDIAVSPFTLVFQHAGLLSAATVMNAVILTAVLSAGNSGMYASSRMLYALARDRKAPAIFARLSSNGVPRNALLATTLIAMLCFLTSMFQSQEVYGWLLSISGMTGFIAWLGIAISHYRFRKGFVKQGLDLSKLPYKAGSFPFGPIFAFIICMIIVIGQDYQAFWADNIDWKRVISTYIGLPLFFAIWLSYKFIKRTKFVRYEEMKYPEFREEDEK, from the coding sequence ATGACTCAGGCAACAACAAATAATAAAACCTCATTAAAGCGATCATTAAAAGCACGTCATCTATCTATGATAGCCATTGGGGGCTCTATAGGTACGGGGCTATTTGTTGCATCAGGAAAAACCATTGCACAGGCGGGCCCTGGTGGTGCTTTATTGTCCTATATTGTTGTAGGCATAATGGTTTACTTTATTATGACCAGTTTGGCAGAATTAGCTTCTTTTATGCCAACCCCAGGCTCGTTTGCCACTTATAGTGCAGAGTATGTGGATGAAGGCTTTGGTTTTGCAATGGGGCTTAACTATTGGTATAACTGGGCAGTAACCATTGCGGTTGACCTTGTTTCGTTGCAATTGGTAATGGCTTATTGGCTACCTGATGTAGCAGGGTGGAAGTGGAGTGCTATCTTCCTGCTGATTATGTTTTGGCTAAACTATATTTCTGTAAAAGGATTTGGTGAGGCAGAGTTCTGGTTTTCATTAATTAAAGTGGTCACTGTGGTTGTGTTTATTGTACTAGGGTTATTAATGATCTTAGGCATTATGCAGGGTGGCGATACAGGTGGCTGGAAAAACTGGACGATGGGCGATGCCCCGTTTGTAGGAGGGTTCTCCGCCATAATAGGGGTAGCCATGATTGTTGGCTTCTCGTTTCAAGGAACAGAGTTAGTAGGTATTGCAGCCGGTGAGTCAGAGAATCCAGGTAAAAATATTCCGATTGCAATCCGTCGTATTTTCTGGCGTATTTTATTATTTTATGTATTTGCTATCTTTATTATTAGCTTTTTAATTCCTTATACAGACCCACGCTTATTAAGCAATGCAGAATCTGATATCGCAGTAAGTCCATTTACGTTGGTATTCCAACATGCTGGTTTATTATCAGCTGCTACAGTAATGAATGCAGTTATTTTAACAGCAGTACTTTCGGCAGGTAATTCGGGAATGTATGCATCATCACGGATGCTCTATGCACTGGCTCGCGATAGAAAAGCACCTGCTATTTTTGCCCGTTTATCAAGCAACGGTGTACCACGTAATGCACTACTTGCGACTACCTTAATTGCCATGTTGTGTTTCTTAACCTCGATGTTTCAAAGTCAAGAGGTCTATGGATGGTTATTAAGTATTTCAGGTATGACAGGCTTTATTGCTTGGTTAGGTATTGCTATCAGCCACTATCGTTTTAGAAAAGGTTTTGTAAAGCAAGGCTTAGATTTATCTAAACTACCTTATAAGGCAGGTTCTTTCCCCTTTGGACCTATATTTGCCTTTATTATTTGTATGATTATTGTAATAGGGCAAGATTATCAAGCATTTTGGGCTGATAATATAGACTGGAAACGAGTGATTTCTACTTATATTGGATTGCCCTTATTCTTTGCTATTTGGTTAAGTTATAAATTCATTAAGAGAACTAAATTTGTTCGTTATGAAGAAATGAAATATCCAGAGTTTAGAGAAGAAGATGAGAAGTAA